Part of the Archangium lipolyticum genome, GCCCACGAGCCAGAAGGTTGCACCTGCCGGGGCCGCGCCATCCGCGAAGCGCACCGTTACCTTTACCCTCTCCCCTGGCAGAAAATCCCCCTTGGGAATGACGTGGAGAGTCAGACCCTCTTTGCCCGGGGTCCAATCCGCAAGGCGGCCCTCTGGCTGGACCTCCACGGCCCCCGCAGCAAGGCGGGAGTCAAACGCAAACGTTGTCGTCTCGTTCGGACTAACGCACACCTCGGGGGCCTGTCCCGTGGAGTCCGCCGCCACGTCGATGCGGGAGGTAGCAGCACAGAGGGGGACGGGGGGCGGCGGCTCGGCGGCCTGTGCGGCGCCAGCGAGAAGGGCGAGCGCCAGGAGAGCGCCAGGGGACGGGGGCAGCACGGAAATCCAACCTCCAGAATGCAAGCGGGCCCGCGTCAGACAACCGGTGGGCCCGTGTTAGGCGCAAGGGTGCGGCGGCACTGTCTAGAAAAAACCGCCCTGGTAGCTAGAGCCCTTCGGGAACACGTCAAAGCGGGTGAACATCTTCACGTTGCCGGGCCTGCTCTCGTGCGCGGGGCAGTCGCCCAGACCGGCGGGGCAATCCGGTCCACCCGGCATGGCTGACGGGACCTCCAGGCCAATAACCAGACACACGGGGTAGGCGTCCCCGCCTGGAATCTGCGCCCGGGTGAAGGTGCCATAAAAGCGGCTTTCCCCAAGCTGCAACGTCCCCGAAAGCAAGGTGCCCCGAGGCAGCTTTCCAACGTCTTGCGCAACAACGGTAACCGGGCCCTCCCGCAGAGGAGCCCTCTCGGTGTTCTCCCCTTCGTACCCTTGCAGCACGACGCCTCCCCCCCCGCTGAAAATGCCTAACCTTTTGTGTGACGCCTTCCAATCGGCGGGGCATTCGACAGGCGCGGGCGTGGGGCGCACCTGGGGGGTCGTGCCTCCAGTGCAGCCCTCAAGCAGCGCACAGGTAGCGCCCACAGCGGCGGCACTCTTCAAGGGGGGGAGCCTGCCCGCGCGTTGCGACTGGGGCTTGGGCGCGTCGTCTGGCTTGTTCGTCGTGTCTGACTTGCGAAGCATGGCGGTAGGGGTAGGCGCGGGGGGTTGGGCCCTAACGGGCGCCGCGCCCGTGTTAGCTTCGGCTGGGTTGTGCGGCTGCGCCACTTCGCGGATGGGTGCGGCCCCTTCCGTCTCCCCACCGCTGGCAGACGCGCTAGGTGGGGGCGCGGCCTTCTGGGCCATGGAGGCAGGCGCGACACTCGGAGCGGGGGCGGGCTTTTGCAGCGGCCCCAGGGAGCCCACCGCGAGCGCCACCACCGCGAGCCCCGCCACGAGCGCCAGGGGAGGCCGCTTGAGCATGTCCACCATCAGGGCCCCCATGGGAAGGGGGCCCGAGGCTCCCAGCCAGCGACGCACGCCCCGGGCCCCTCCTGGCGCCGCCCCGTCCGCCACTGGGCCCGCAGCGGGCGCCTCCGGCTTGGCCCTGGGGGAGGGCAACTCGTCCGGGGACGGGGGCGGGGGCGCCTCCTGCTCCTGTGCCGGTGGCTCCTCCACAGGCCACCAGCCGCGCCGGGGTTTGTGCGCTGCTATCCACTGCTGCACTTCCTTCGCCCTTCCGTTCGGCTCTTCGTCCGCACTCGCATTGCCTGCCGTTGTCGCATCGTGGGGGGAGAGGGGATCTATCAACGGCAAATCCCAACTTGCATCACCCTCGGCGGCACTCAGCACCGCTTCCAGTGCGGCGCACAACTCGTCATCACCCTTGAAGCGTGCCTGCGGGTCCTTCTCCAACATGCGCATACACAAGCGGCTTGCCGACTCGGGCACACGCGGATTGATGAGGTGGGGCGCCCTGGGTGTATTCAGGCGGATCCGATCATTCAGCCCACTTTCCAACCGGCCACCGAACGGCATTACATCCGTCAGCAGCCAATACAGAATTACTCCCATTGCCCACAACTCGTCAGACACGGTGTATGTGTATATGTCCTCTGGCGTCTCACCTCTCAGGAACTTGATGATCTCGGGGCTGCGATACTCGGGCGTCCCGGGGGGCACTCGCCCCGGCCCTGTTTCAGTCTGAATTCCCTTCATGGCTCCGTAGCCAAAATCAATCACGACTGGCTCGCCGTCGTCGGCTCGGATGATGATGTTTAATTCCTTCAGGTCCCGGTGCAGCACGTCGAGCCGATGCACCTCCCCCATGGCCTTCGCAATCTTCAGGAACTTGCCCAATGCCACCCGGGGAGAGGGGTTGAATTTTTGGACATACTTATCCATGGTCAACCCGGGGACGAAATCCATGACAATGTATGGATAGCCTATGTCCGGGTCCGGCCACCGTTCGCACCCGCGAAAGCCCACCACGTTTGGGATTTGGAGGTTGAGGGTTTGAAGGCGGACCATGATGGTGACTTCCCGCCGGTTCCAGCCGGTCCACTCCAATTCCGAAAGGAACTTGATGGCGAAGTAACGCCCGCCGCGCTCGGCCTTGTAGACATAGCCAGAGCCGCCCTCGCCTAGCTTGTGGCGGATTGTGTAGTCGCCTACCCGGGCGCCGTCTTTTGGAAGATGAATGACCATGCCGCGAACCTCCGAAGGTCCGCGACTCTAGCAGAACCCAACGCGCGCGGTTGGGTCGTTCTCGCGCATGCTCGCCCGGTTGGAAGCTGGGGCCGGGGCGGAAGGCAGTCCCCTCCATGGCACGTCCGCGCCGAGCACGAATGCGAGCCGCCCACGCCCCGGCCCCAACGCCAAAGCTCGCTCACGCCTCCGGCTCGGAGTCGGGCACCTGCACCGGCTCCAGCAGCTTGGCGAAGCGCGACAGGAGCTTGACCTTTTCGTCAGGCCACGTCTTCAAGGTGCGCACGAGTCGGCGCACCTCGGGAGTCAAATCTCCCTCGGGCGGTGGCTCGTCCATGTTCTTGGCCACCTCCTTCGAGGTAATGCCTAACAGCACGTCCGCCGAGATGCCGAGGGACACCGCGATTTTACGCAGCGTTAGAACGGCGGGCATCATGTGGCCGCGCTCAATCCTCCCGTAAACGGCTGGGGCAATTCCGGCACCCCTGGCGATTTCGGCCTGAGTCACGTTCAGCCTTTCGCGGACGGCACGGGCCGCCTCACCAAGGCTTTTCATCAGGTCTCCGTATTCAGAATCCAAGTCATCCATGTGTCAGCCCCTCTGATTGCGCTGGTAGGTCCTACCGGCGTTCATATGGCTTGAGGTAGGTACTAGCAACATGGCCGATTGCGCGGAGTTGTTCCGGAGTTAGCTTCTTGAGGTAGCGGAACAGGCGCCGCAATCCGGGCGGGTCCTCTGGCGTAGATATGGGCTCCTCCAGGGCATCCACGGGCAAGGGCTCCGACGCTTCCGCAGATGACCGCCCCGACGCCTGCGACGCGGGGGGGACGTCGAGCCCTAGCAATTTGTTGGCATCCGCTCGGAGGGCACGGCACAGGCGCCGGAAGGTGGGCAAGCTCGGGAGCACTCCCCCCCGCTCAATGCGGCCATACACTTCCGTGGCGATGTTGACCAGATCCGCCACGTCTGCCTGTGTCATATTCGCACGCAACCGACATTCACGCGCGGCGGCTCCCAAGTACCTTGCCAGCTTGATTTGTGTGGGGTGTCTGTCAGACATGATGGAGCCTCAACCGCCGTTCGCTTCGTCTTGCAAATCTTCCAGGTCGGGGAGCACGCCGTATTCCATCGGCTGGGCTGCCAGCTTCTTGCGTTCAGTGGCCATCCGCACAACGGTTTGAACCTCGGCCATGACTTGCTGTCGCCCGTAGGAAGGCCCGGCCACCTCGCGGAGGTAGCCGCGCAAGTCGTCGCGCAAATCGGCGGCTGTCTGGTGACGCTGGCCAGGGTCCGCCGCGAGGGCTCGAATCAGGACAGCTTGGAGCGGCTCGGCAACAAACCCAGTCGCCCGCGATACCTCTTCCGTCCCAAACCGGAGCACGCGGTTAGCCAACACGTCCAAGCCTATCCATGTGGGGCGCTCGGTACGAATGCCTGGAGGGAAGCGCGTAGCGGGGCGCTCGGGGAGGAGCCCGAGCGGGTCTAGCGGATACTTCGCCGTCAGCATTTCCAACAGCACCAGCCCCAAGGAGAAGACATCCGCGCGCCCGTCGAGTTCTTTCGGGGCGAGCGGGTCTGACTTCCTCTGGTTGGCGGCGTAGATGGCGCGCAGGAGTTCCGGGGCGATGTAGGCTGGATCTCCTCTCAGCAAATCGCGCGGTGTGGGCATGCGCCCAGCCAACTCGGAGTAAGCCGCCCCAAAATTGGTCAGTTTGACTCGGCCATCCAATGTGAGGCGGATTCGCATGGGCCCCACGGCGCGGTGGACGATGTGCAAGGGAGTCCCCATGTCATCCTCGCACTCGTGCGCATAGGCCAGGGCATCGGCCACCTCGGCGGCGACGTGGACAGCGAAGGGAATGGGCAGGCGGTACTCCACCGCCGCCGCCAAATCCAGGAGAGTGAAAAGGAAAGAGCCTTTCGCGTGCTCCATGACGACAAAGGGGGTGCCGTCGTGAACGACGAAATCAAACACCCGCGCGATTCGGGGATGATGCAGAAACCCCGCGAGGCGAACCTCTTCCGTGGCACGCGCCCGCGCTTCGCGTCCGGTAATGGCACCAACCTTTTTGAGTACGACGCTCCGACGTTCCTTCTTCTTGAGGTGCCGACGTGATGCGATCAAGAGCGTGTCAAAGTCGGGGTGAATCAAGAGGGGCGCTTCTACGTCATAGCGATAATCCCCCGACTCGAAAGAGAAACGATAATCCCTGTAACGATCCGCTCCCTGGCGAGTCGCTCGCCGGGGGCTGTTTCCTGGTGATGGCATGGTGTGATTCCTGTTTGTGGAAGGTTTTGCAGGGAGCTACGGCGCGCTTTTGAAGGGCGGGAGGAAGACGACGCGCAACCAGCCGCCATTGCCATCCGGGGCGTAGAAGCCGCCCACCTCGTACTCACCCGCCCGCAGCGTGGCGCCTTTCACCTCCACAGGGCCGATGCACTGGGTGGGTGTGCCGGTGAGAGCGGAGGAGAGGAAGCCGTCAGAGCCCATCACGCTTAACTCGCGGTAGCGCAGCAGGCGTGAATCCAGCTCAGAGCGTTTCACGGAGGCGGTGCCTCCGATGACTTCCCGCAGCAGCATGTCCGCGACGAGTCGCGGGCCATAGGTGCGGGAGGTGGGCGGATACAGACCGAAGGTGACGCGCAGCCGCGTTGCTTCCTCCGGAGACACGTCCCGGCCTGGGGGCAGCATGTCAGCCGGTAGTCCGGCCTCCAGCAGCAGCGCGCCGAAGTCGTCCAGATCCGCGAGCACGTCCCGCATGGCGCGGAACACCTCGGGACGTGGGCCGCTGGCGCATGCGGCGGGGCACAGCAACAGCACAGCCAGCAAGGCAGGCGTGAGGGGAAAGGGACGGGGGCGAGCACGGGCAACACGAGCCACTATCCGGCGCGCATGGGGGGCGTTCGGCATGGACACCTCGCGAGTTGTGACAACGGTTGGACGAATAGACCAGCCGTGAACCTTGGTGGGTAGACCGGTAGGTAACATGCGGGACCAACCAAGGGAAGGACCAGCCGACTGCGGGGGTCAACAGGGCCGCCCCGACTTGAGCGGGCGGGAGAGGTGCGCCCCGTGCGGACCCTCCCAGGTCCCGAGCTTCGGCTGCCGTCCCCTGGCGCCCTGCCCCCCGAGAGGCCCGCTGTGCTCCTGTCTCCCTCCACGGGCCCGAGGCTTGGCTGCCGTGCCCTGGTGCCTCCACCGCGCCCTGGTAGGCCCACGGGGCCCGAGGCTCGGCTGCCGTGCCCTGGTGGCCTCCCACCGCGCCCTAGTGGCCTCCA contains:
- a CDS encoding serine/threonine protein kinase; the encoded protein is MVIHLPKDGARVGDYTIRHKLGEGGSGYVYKAERGGRYFAIKFLSELEWTGWNRREVTIMVRLQTLNLQIPNVVGFRGCERWPDPDIGYPYIVMDFVPGLTMDKYVQKFNPSPRVALGKFLKIAKAMGEVHRLDVLHRDLKELNIIIRADDGEPVVIDFGYGAMKGIQTETGPGRVPPGTPEYRSPEIIKFLRGETPEDIYTYTVSDELWAMGVILYWLLTDVMPFGGRLESGLNDRIRLNTPRAPHLINPRVPESASRLCMRMLEKDPQARFKGDDELCAALEAVLSAAEGDASWDLPLIDPLSPHDATTAGNASADEEPNGRAKEVQQWIAAHKPRRGWWPVEEPPAQEQEAPPPPSPDELPSPRAKPEAPAAGPVADGAAPGGARGVRRWLGASGPLPMGALMVDMLKRPPLALVAGLAVVALAVGSLGPLQKPAPAPSVAPASMAQKAAPPPSASASGGETEGAAPIREVAQPHNPAEANTGAAPVRAQPPAPTPTAMLRKSDTTNKPDDAPKPQSQRAGRLPPLKSAAAVGATCALLEGCTGGTTPQVRPTPAPVECPADWKASHKRLGIFSGGGGVVLQGYEGENTERAPLREGPVTVVAQDVGKLPRGTLLSGTLQLGESRFYGTFTRAQIPGGDAYPVCLVIGLEVPSAMPGGPDCPAGLGDCPAHESRPGNVKMFTRFDVFPKGSSYQGGFF
- a CDS encoding helix-turn-helix domain-containing protein; the protein is MDDLDSEYGDLMKSLGEAARAVRERLNVTQAEIARGAGIAPAVYGRIERGHMMPAVLTLRKIAVSLGISADVLLGITSKEVAKNMDEPPPEGDLTPEVRRLVRTLKTWPDEKVKLLSRFAKLLEPVQVPDSEPEA
- a CDS encoding helix-turn-helix transcriptional regulator translates to MSDRHPTQIKLARYLGAAARECRLRANMTQADVADLVNIATEVYGRIERGGVLPSLPTFRRLCRALRADANKLLGLDVPPASQASGRSSAEASEPLPVDALEEPISTPEDPPGLRRLFRYLKKLTPEQLRAIGHVASTYLKPYERR
- a CDS encoding serine/threonine-protein kinase is translated as MIHPDFDTLLIASRRHLKKKERRSVVLKKVGAITGREARARATEEVRLAGFLHHPRIARVFDFVVHDGTPFVVMEHAKGSFLFTLLDLAAAVEYRLPIPFAVHVAAEVADALAYAHECEDDMGTPLHIVHRAVGPMRIRLTLDGRVKLTNFGAAYSELAGRMPTPRDLLRGDPAYIAPELLRAIYAANQRKSDPLAPKELDGRADVFSLGLVLLEMLTAKYPLDPLGLLPERPATRFPPGIRTERPTWIGLDVLANRVLRFGTEEVSRATGFVAEPLQAVLIRALAADPGQRHQTAADLRDDLRGYLREVAGPSYGRQQVMAEVQTVVRMATERKKLAAQPMEYGVLPDLEDLQDEANGG